The Daphnia carinata strain CSIRO-1 chromosome 2, CSIRO_AGI_Dcar_HiC_V3, whole genome shotgun sequence genome has a segment encoding these proteins:
- the LOC130704363 gene encoding uncharacterized protein LOC130704363, translating into MFGGSAPFAYKTPFNGDPRDWLLFSSRFQALVHDVIPNDAQRLAILTESVGPNVLRRISPLLRAPRGYPAVLSYLKKHYGSSEQIARCQIRDLLSLLIVKPGDRQALELFSDQLHGAVVVLEQGGLEHDLKSAANLDQVVQKLPPLFRHRWARYVRKRLPRVVDLGDLDRFLEEVVEEERIAFASVELTPRIELRGKHVTFDNPNLTRQPSFKSSAAKSPPVRPPPTVLSTQAMREADIECPSCVRLRTGDRTLDVFGLLDTGSQATLLREDAAQALGLTGRPRKIRFGTFYGKDPLVDTHLVDFTVSSLDGEDPNVGRRRMKNSPTSLEYLRGLHFPVRDATEVQVLIGMDVQDAHLNFEVRRPPAGVQGPNAVRTPFGWCIVGRTFSAPAVEAASVNFVKLESIEWLEESVERFWRTRSLPVREALKTFMSELDLRYEVGLPVYPNCPKLPDNKDFARRKFFALERRLQSNDDLRKAVSEQMQEVFRNGHATEVISTDPDSKIWYLPLHPVQHPSKPNKVRLVDDTAARFKGMAINDILLKVLVRECDRPMFRFLWREPGTENPIQEFQRTVHIFVALSSPTTCSFALQRLEKDAPLHLQEVASRIRSDFYVDNLLSSFDEVDYGASVCQKLVELLSLGGFKLVQFLRSSRRLLDRLPAPSRLMPELNLDFDDLPTERTLGYLWNSEREKAQSKRSILAAIASIYDTLGLLATVVLVAKAILQDVWRLKTGWVEVLPADILNRWGRFVEHLPTVESVNIPRSLITRLQSAYSSFQLHAFSDESKDGFGVVVYLRSESPDQIEVAGPSGELFVEGNDAAHLFRVFLGGCDDRSSLDPRQSSPLQRLRCKISEILDSTTPQQWRHVPGILNPADECSRGLCPSDLDPNHRWYRGPEFLAMPPEHWPAQMPDNAFYDDDEESIACLVVIDSSGTLDYFSARIENLHHLVRIVAWIWRFITNTRVLVNRRRIEREVNPDGSRADPPSEPIEDLKTGRQQSADELKSARLLLIRVSQRASFSDYLHRLQKRETIRPESRLLKLSVYLDSAGIIRVGGRLENAPINTEARHPAVLRPEASGN; encoded by the exons ATGTTTGGAGGATCGGCGCCATTTGCGTATAAAACTCCCTTTAACGGCGACCCGCGTGACTGGCTACTCTTTTCCTCGCGCTTCCAGGCTCTCGTCCATGACGTCATCCCGAACGACGCCCAGCGCTTAGCCATTCTAACCGAGTCGGTAGGCCCTAATGTTCTGCGCCGCATCTCCCCGCTTTTGAGAGCGCCTCGAGGCTACCCGGCTGTTCTTTCCTACCTGAAGAAACACTACGGTTCCAGTGAGCAGATTGCGCGCTGCCAAATTCGCGATCTGTTGAGCCTCCTTATCGTCAAACCAGGTGATCGTCAGGCGCTGGAGCTGTTTTCCGATCAGCTACACGGAGCAGTCGTCGTATTGGAGCAAGGAGGACTGGAGCACGACTTGAAGAGTGCTGCCAACTTAGACCAGGTGGTTCAAAAGCTGCCGCCTCTTTTTCGCCATCGCTGGGCCCGCTATGTGCGAAAACGTTTGCCAAGAGTTGTAGATCTTGGCGATCTCGATCGGTTTCTGGAGGAGGTTGTTGAAGAGGAGAGGATTGCCTTTGCGTCTGTCGAGCTAACGCCCAGGATCGAGCTCCGCGGAAAGCATGTCACTTTCGACAATCCAAACCTCACAAGACAACCTTCATTCAAATCCTCAGCCGCCAAGTCACCGCCCGTCCGTCCACCTCCGACCGTTTTGTCTACTCAGGCCATGAGAGAGGCGGACATCGAGTGCCCGAGCTGCG TTCGTCTTCGTACTGGTGATAGAACCCTCGACGTCTTCGGTCTACTGGACACCGGTAGCCAAGCTACTTTGTTGCGTGAGGACGCGGCTCAAGCACTCGGCCTAACGGGCCGGCCGCGCAAAATTCGTTTTGGGACTTTCTACGGGAAAGATCCATTAGTCGACACTCATTTAGTGGATTTTACAGTCTCATCGCTGGATGGAGAAGATCCTAACGTTGGGCGCCGCCGGATGAAAAACTCTCCCACCTCGCTCGAGTATCTTCGCGGCCTTCATTTTCCCGTTCGGGATGCCACAGAAGTCCAAGTTCTGATTGGCATGGACGTCCAGGATGCTCACCTGAATTTCGAAGTCCGCCGCCCGCCAGCAGGAGTTCAAGGACCTAATGCGGTTCGCACACCGTTCGGTTGGTGCATCGTGGGGAGAACCTTTTCGGCGCCCGCTGTGGAAGCAGCGAGCGTGAATTTCGTCAAGTTGGAGTCGATCGAGTGGCTGGAAGAGTCCGTGGAGAGGTTCTGGAGAACCCGTTCGTTGCCCGTCCGTGAGGCCCTCAAAACCTTCATGTCTGAGCTCGACC TACGCTACGAGGTTGGTTTGCCCGTTTACCCCAACTGCCCTAAGCTGCCGGACAACAAGGATTTTGCCCGCCGGAAGTTTTTCGCCCTGGAGAGGAGACTGCAGTCGAATGACGATCTTCGCAAAGCAGTTTCCGAACAAATGCAAGAAGTCTTCCGCAACGGCCACGCTACAGAAGTTATTTCCACCGATCCTGATTCCAAGATCTGGTACCTCCCGTTACACCCGGTTCAGCACCCCAGCAAGCCCAACAAGGTTCGACTCGTTGATGACACCGCTGCCCGCTTTAAGGGAATGGCCATTAACGATATCCTGCTGAAA GTTCTGGTGCGAGAATGCGACAGGCCGATGTTTCGCTTCTTATGGAGGGAACCTGGAACCGAAAACCCCATCCAGGAGTTCCAAAGGACGGTGCACATTTTCGTCGCCTTGTCTTCGCCAACGACTTGTAGCTTCGCCCTGCAACGTCTCGAGAAGGATGCCCCGCTCCACCTGCAGGAAGTCGCGAGCCGGATACGCTCCGACTTCTACGTGGATAATTTATTATCATCGTTCGACGAAGTGGACTACGGAGCGTCTGTTTGCCAAAAACTCGTGGAGTTGCTTAGCCTAGGTGGCTTCAAACTTGTCCAATTCCTCAGGTCATCACGTCGGTTGCTGGACCGCTTGCCCGCCCCTTCTCGTCTTATGCCGGAGCTCAATTTGGATTTCGACGACTTGCCAACCGAACGGACGCTGGGTTATCTGTGGAACAGCGAGCGGGAAAAGGCCCAGTCGAAACGCTCCATTCTGGCTGCCATCGCGAGCATCTACGATACGCTTGGTCTGCTCGCGACGGTAGTCTTGGTGGCGAAGGCTATTCTTCAGGACGTCTGGCGGCTGAAAACCGGTTGGGTTGAAGTGTTGCCCGCTGACATCTTGAATCGATGGGGACGTTTCGTGGAACATCTACCGACGGTCGAGTCCGTGAACATCCCGCGAAGCCTCATAACCCGACTACAGTCCGCTTACTCGTCGTTTCAGCTGCACGCCTTTTCGGACGAATCGAAGGACGGATTCGGAGTGGTCGTCTATCTTCGATCCGAGTCGCCTGACCAGATCGAAGTCGC CGGTCCGTCTGGTGAATTATTTGTTGAAGGAAATGACGCTGCCCATCTCTTCCGTGTTTTTCTGGGTGGATGCGATGACCGTTCTTCGTTGGATCCACGCCAATCATCGCCGCTACAACGTCTTCGTTGCAAAATTTCGGAAATCCTCGATTCGACTACCCCGCAGCAGTGGCGCCATGTTCCAGGCATCTTAAACCCGGCGGATGAATGTAGCCGTGGCCTTTGTCCGTCCGACCTCGACCCCAATCATCGTTGGTACCGCGGACCAGAGTTTCTCGCTATGCCACCCGAACATTGGCCCGCCCAGATGCCGGATAATGCATTCtacgacgacgatgaagaatCCATCGCATGCTTAGTTGTCATCGATTCTAGCGGAACGCTAGATTATTTTTCCGCCCGTATCGAAAACCTTCACCATCTTGTGCGCATTGTCGCCTGGATTTGGAGATTTATCACCAACACGCGTGTCCTCGTAAATCGAAGACGGATCGAGCGAGAGGTAAATCCAGACGGCAGCCGTGCAGACCCGCCATCCGAACCGATCGAGGATCTGAAAACAGGCCGGCAGCAGAGTGCGGACGAGCTAAAGTCTGCCCGCCTTCTTCTGATCCGCGTTTCGCAACGCGCTTCTTTTTCCGACTACTTACACCGGCTGCAGAAGAGGGAAACAATCCGTCCTGAATCCCGGCTACTGAAGCTGTCCGTCTACCTCGACAGTGCCGGAATCATTCGTGTCGGTGGCCGCCTTGAGAACGCCCCGATCAACACCGAAGCCCGACATCCGGCGGTTCTTCGACCCGAAGCATCCGGTAACTAA